A single region of the Ascaphus truei isolate aAscTru1 chromosome 6, aAscTru1.hap1, whole genome shotgun sequence genome encodes:
- the LOC142497850 gene encoding cell surface A33 antigen-like, with translation MRSLLLRIGFLLLLSFGAGFCNAEVDQVPLVSAMTGSNVTLSCLFKPGLVSWSRVTPYWLLRKPDGTVIEYMHPPRSRFTGRVQIGNPADQNDMSISISNLQLSDTDVYECFMSLLLGLTSSSKAGHGTLLYVHGPIQVDHIGTELTCQTQGKMVENISLIWETGDGNQHSMERQNPDGPYWSSNLTVQCDDYKAKGNLTFNCLLRHNSGYNIINQSIEVPCKGMPSELRQPVIFYTAVLGSSFLILLIVSLLCLRKRQPGRQRNRQKVLLPFSSIF, from the exons ATGCGATCTCTACTACTACGGATCGGGTTTCTGCTGCTGCTGAGTTTTG GTGCCGGATTTTGCAATGCTGAAGTAGATCAAGTCCCTCTTGTTTCTGCCATGACTGGGTCCAATGTCACATTAAGTTGCCTTTTTAAGCCTGGCTTGGTGTCATGGAGCAGAGTCACCCCGTACTGGCTGCTCCGGAAGCCTGATGGCACCGTTATCGAGTATATGCACCCTCCTCGGAGCAGATTCACAGGACGAGTACAGATCGGTAACCCAGCAGATCAGAATGACATGTCGATATCCATCTCCAACCTGCAACTCTCCGACACTGATGTATATGAATGTTTCATGTCATTGCTGCTTGGGTTGACCTCTAGCAGTAAGGCTGGACATGGGACCCTGCTCTATGTTCATG GACCCATCCAAGTGGATCACATTGGCACAGAACTTACATGTCAAACTCAAGGGAAGATGGTGGAAAATATCAGCTTAATTTGGGAGACCGGAGATGGGAATCAACACAGTATGGAACGACAGAATCCAGATGGGCCATATTGGTCCAGCAATCTGACTGTCCAGTGTGATGATTACAAAGCCAAAGGGAACTTGACCTTCAATTGCCTGCTGCGACACAATTCTGGATACAACATCATTAATCAGAGTATAGAGGTTCCTTGCAAAG GTATGCCTTCTGAACTCAGACAACCAGTCATTTTCTACACTGCTGTATTGGGGTCCTCATTCCTGATTCTTCTAATAGTATCCCTGCTATGTCTGAGGAAGAGGCAGCCAGGAAGACAGAGGAACAGGCAGAAAGTACTTTTACCGTTCTCTTCTATTTTCTAA